The DNA segment TTCGGTAAAATAAAATGGCTGTAAGTTCGACCTACAACGCTGTTTTATTTTCAGACCTCTGTTTATAGTAGAGGCACCTTGAATATAGTAACACCTTGACGTTTAGATGTCAAGGTGTTACTTAAAAAATTGTCTATTAGCTTAGTCCATTCAAACGTTGATATAAATCTTTCGCGTAGCTGTCTGTCATACCGCAAATAAAGTCTGTTACAAGTAGCAAGCGCAGATAAAGTTTCATCGTTTCGTTCTCGCCTTCTGCATTTTTTCGGTAGCAGCCTAAGTAGTTGTCGGAAATTAAGGTTAATAGGCGTTTATCTTTGGCTGTCTGGCGCTCCGGGGTTTCGCTATCATAGTAAATCACTGCTGGGATAAACGTTTCAAGCAGTTTGGAAATAATCTCGTTACCAGCGATTTCCGATTCGACGATGCCTTTATCTTGGTAAATATACGTAAATGATAGACTCTGTAAAATTTGCACGAGTTGTTCGGCGCTTGAAGCATCGATGAGTGAGTCGTTGAATGTCCCTGCCATGATGGCGTCGTAGTTCGCGTAAAACACTTCAAGTGAGCGATTGATTAATTGACCACGAACATTCGATGCTAGCCATTGTTGCACGATGAAGCTTTCTTCTTGCCCTTCGTATCGCTCGCTTTTTTTCTTCAGCTCGTTGTAACATGCGGCAGTCACTTTATTATGCTCTTCTACTTCTTCAAAACCTTTTAATATTTGCGTGATGTTGACGATGCCTTTTTTCACACCGTCTTCTAAATCAGCATTTAAGTAAGCAATGTCATCCGCTACTTCTAGTAAATAAGTGAGTGGATGGCGGTTATCAAGAGCTTCTGTGGCTGTCGTTATTTCATTAAAAAGAGATTCATCCGCGTAAAAATAGCCCAATTTTTTACTTTTGATTTGTTTTTTATTTACTTTTAAGGAAGAAACTGGGTATTTAATGACTGCATTTAAGGTTGCAAATGTTAGATTCAAGCCGTATTGGTCGAAAAGATAATGCAGTTTTGAAACTACACGTAGCACTTGCGCATTACCTTCAAAGTAGTAAAAGTCTTCTTTCATTTGTGGTGTTAAAATTTCTGCTAAACTTTTATTTTTATATGTGATGGTCGCTAAATTATCGCGGAACCACTCACGGATGCTTTCTTCCCCAAAATGACCGAACGGCGGATTGCCCATATCGTGTAAAAGCCCTGCACAAGCAAGGATTTCTGGAATCTTGTCCGCATGATCTTTTGTAAAGTCTTCATCTAGGTTTTCTTCTTGTATTGTGTGTGTAACCATGTTCCCCATTGATTTTGCGATTGTACTTACTTCCATTGAATGCGTTAGCCGCGTACGAACAAAATCACTTTTTTCTAGTGGAAACACTTGGGTTTTATCTTGTAAACGCCGAAATGATGCACTCATAACAATACGTTGAAAGTCATTTTCAAAAGCGCTACGTACATCAGTATTTTTGGAACGAGTGACACCAGATTCGCGGCGACGTTTGTCATTTAATAGTTTATCCCATTTCATTTAAATCCCATCCTTTATAGGTTGCTTAATTTTTCTATTTCGGTTTTAGATAGCCTATGTACTGTCCATTCCGACATTTTTTCTGCCCCCATTTTTTCGTAAAAATCCATGCCTGATTTGTTTTCATTTAAGCACCACCACTCAAATCTGCCGCAATCTCGTTCTAAGGCAAGTTTGGATAAATAGCTAAAAAAAGCTGTGCCGAATCCTCTTCCGCGCATTTCTGGAATAATGTAGAGGTCTTCTAAATACAAACCTTTTTTACCAAGTAATGTGGAAAAATTATGGAAAAAGAGAGCGAAACCAACTGGCTTATTTTGATATTCAGCAATAATTACTTCGGCTGATTTTTCTTGAAAAAGGGCTTTGTGTAAGCCAGATTCTGTTGCTACTACATCTTTTTCAATACCTTCATATGTTGCAAGTTCTGTAATAAAACGAAGAATTAACTTCGTGTCTTGTTCTGTTCCGTTTCGAAATATTAGTTGTGTCATTTATCTCTTCCTTTATGTGGTCGTATTAATTTAAGTATAAGCTAGTGCGATGGATGTATCAATAAAAAAACTAGGCGCTTTTTAGGCAACCTAGTTTTTCTGTAATTTATTTTTTCAAGCCTTGGACACAGGCTGCTTTATCATTTGCTCCAAAGAAGTATGATCCTGCAACAAGGATATCTACCCCAGCTTGTTTACATTTTTCTGCGGTCTCAGCATTTATTCCACCGTCCACTTCGATAACATAGCTACCATGATTTTCACGGCGCCAATTATCCAGATAGCACATATTTTGGATTGTTGAATCAATAAACGCCTGCCCACCAAAACCAGGATTGACCGTCATTTGTAAAACTAAATCTACATCTGCTAAAATGGCGTCCAATACACTCGCCGGTGTTCCCGGATTAAGTACGACTCCCGCTTTACAGCCGGCTGCTTTAATTTGTTGAATGACGCGGTGAATGTGCGGTGCCGCTTCAATGTGTACGGAAATGATGTGCGCCCCAGCCGCCGCGAATTTTTCAATATAGTTTTCTGGATTTGAAAGCATTAAGTGCACATCAAGTGGAATAGTGGCTGTTTTCCCAATTTGCTCCACCATATCTATTCCAAACGTCAAATTAGGAACAAAATGTCCATCCATAACATCGATATGAAGATAGTCAGCTCCTGCGTGTTCTGCTTCTTTAATAGAAGTTTCCATATTCATATAATCAGCTGCAAGCAAAGATGGCGCTACGAATGTCATACGCGTATACCAGCTTTCGCAATCACGGCTTCCACACGATTTGCCACATTTTCAGGCGTGAATCCGTAAGCGTTAAATAAATCTTTTGCTGGAGCCGATGCGCCGAAATGATCGATTCCAAGCATATCGCCTTCTGATCCAATATATTCTTTCCATCCAAATGTTGCTCCAGCTTCAATCGCAAATCTTGCTGTTACTTCTTTTGGTAAAATGCTTTCTTTATAAGTATCAGTGGTTTTTTCAAAGCGTTCCCAACTTGATAAACTGACAACGGAAACGTCTATTTCTTTTTTCGCAAGTTCGGCTTTCGCTTCAATTGCAAGGGACACTTCTGAACCTGTTGCGATAATGATAGCGTCTGGTTTGGAACTATTTGCTGGTGCGACAATGTAGGCACCTTTTTCAACACCTGCATCTACTTCTTCTTGTGCGTTTTCAAGTACCGGTAAGTCTTGGCGTGATAACACAAGGGCAATGGGACCGCTTGTGTTGGTGGCAGCAATTTCCCAAGCAGCGCGAGTTTCTTTGGCATCGGCCGGACGAATAACTGTTAAGCCTGGCATCGCACGAAGCGAGGCTAGTTGTTCGATTGGTTCGTGTGTCGGGCCGTCTTCACCAACAGCAATACTATCATGCGTGAATACATAGGTTACTGGAAGGTGCATTAAAGCTGCCATTCTCATTGCTGGACGGACATAGTCTGAAAATACGAAGAAGGTGGAGCCAAATACTCGTAAACCGCTATGAAGAGCCATTCCGTTTAACATAGCTCCCATCGCAAATTCACGCACACCGAACCAGATATTTTTACCAGCTGGGTCTTGAATGCTGTATGCTGGACTCGCATCAATAAAGGTTTTATTCGAGCAACCTAGGTCAGCCGATCCGCCGAAAAGTTCTGGTAATTTAGCTGCAATGGCATTAATCATTTTACCTGAAGCAGAGCGTGTTGCTACATTTGTACCTGCTTCGAAAGTTGGCAAATTCGCATTCCAGTCTGCTGCAACCTCTCCCGCTATCACGCGGTCTAGCTGTCTTCGAAGTTCTGGGAATTCTTTTTTGTAATTAGCGAGCATCGTGTTCCAAGCGCCCTCTAGTTTTTCTCCGCGTGCTTTGTAGTTTCTTAAGTAATCACGAACTTCTGCTGGTACCGTGAAAGGTTCTTCTGTCCAGTCATAATGTTCTTTCGCACCATTCGCTTCTTTTTCACCAAGTGGGGCGCCGTGACTTGCGGAGCTACCTGCTTTTGTTGGTGCCCCGTAACCAATGACTGTTTTCACTTCAATTAGTGTTGGTTTCGATGTTTCTAATTTTGCTTGAACAATTTTTTCTTGAATAGCTGCTAAATTATTGCCATCTTCTACGCGTAAAACTTGCCAACCGTATGCACGGAAACGCTCTGCTGCATCTTCACTGAAGGTCGCACTTAAATCGCCATCTAAACAAATATCATTGGAATCATATAATACAATTAATTTTCCAAGTCCTAAATGTCCCGCTAGTGATGCCGTTTCTGAGGCTACACCTTCCATCAAGTCCCCGTCACCACAAATCGCATAGGTATAATGATCAACAATCGGGTAATTGGGCTGATTGTATTGCGCGGCCAAATGGGATTCCGCAAGCGCCATACCAGCAGCCATACCAATTCCTTGTCCGAGAGGCCCGCTTGTTGCATCCACACCAGCAGTCCAACCAAATTCAGGGTGTCCTGGTGTTAAACTATCTAATTGACGGAACTGTTTTAAGTCTTCCATTTTCACATCATAACCAAATAAATGCAGCATACTATAAAGCAATGCGGACCCATGCCCTGCTGATAAAACAAATCGGTCACGGTTAAACCATGCTGGATTGGCTGGGTTAAACACTAAATGTTTCGCAAACAACATGTATGCCATTGGC comes from the Listeria welshimeri serovar 6b str. SLCC5334 genome and includes:
- a CDS encoding deoxyguanosinetriphosphate triphosphohydrolase, coding for MKWDKLLNDKRRRESGVTRSKNTDVRSAFENDFQRIVMSASFRRLQDKTQVFPLEKSDFVRTRLTHSMEVSTIAKSMGNMVTHTIQEENLDEDFTKDHADKIPEILACAGLLHDMGNPPFGHFGEESIREWFRDNLATITYKNKSLAEILTPQMKEDFYYFEGNAQVLRVVSKLHYLFDQYGLNLTFATLNAVIKYPVSSLKVNKKQIKSKKLGYFYADESLFNEITTATEALDNRHPLTYLLEVADDIAYLNADLEDGVKKGIVNITQILKGFEEVEEHNKVTAACYNELKKKSERYEGQEESFIVQQWLASNVRGQLINRSLEVFYANYDAIMAGTFNDSLIDASSAEQLVQILQSLSFTYIYQDKGIVESEIAGNEIISKLLETFIPAVIYYDSETPERQTAKDKRLLTLISDNYLGCYRKNAEGENETMKLYLRLLLVTDFICGMTDSYAKDLYQRLNGLS
- a CDS encoding GNAT family N-acetyltransferase; the encoded protein is MTQLIFRNGTEQDTKLILRFITELATYEGIEKDVVATESGLHKALFQEKSAEVIIAEYQNKPVGFALFFHNFSTLLGKKGLYLEDLYIIPEMRGRGFGTAFFSYLSKLALERDCGRFEWWCLNENKSGMDFYEKMGAEKMSEWTVHRLSKTEIEKLSNL
- the rpe gene encoding ribulose-phosphate 3-epimerase, whose product is MTFVAPSLLAADYMNMETSIKEAEHAGADYLHIDVMDGHFVPNLTFGIDMVEQIGKTATIPLDVHLMLSNPENYIEKFAAAGAHIISVHIEAAPHIHRVIQQIKAAGCKAGVVLNPGTPASVLDAILADVDLVLQMTVNPGFGGQAFIDSTIQNMCYLDNWRRENHGSYVIEVDGGINAETAEKCKQAGVDILVAGSYFFGANDKAACVQGLKK
- the tkt gene encoding transketolase, producing the protein MKKTLDRQAVDTIRSLSIDMIEKANSGHPGMPMGAAPMAYMLFAKHLVFNPANPAWFNRDRFVLSAGHGSALLYSMLHLFGYDVKMEDLKQFRQLDSLTPGHPEFGWTAGVDATSGPLGQGIGMAAGMALAESHLAAQYNQPNYPIVDHYTYAICGDGDLMEGVASETASLAGHLGLGKLIVLYDSNDICLDGDLSATFSEDAAERFRAYGWQVLRVEDGNNLAAIQEKIVQAKLETSKPTLIEVKTVIGYGAPTKAGSSASHGAPLGEKEANGAKEHYDWTEEPFTVPAEVRDYLRNYKARGEKLEGAWNTMLANYKKEFPELRRQLDRVIAGEVAADWNANLPTFEAGTNVATRSASGKMINAIAAKLPELFGGSADLGCSNKTFIDASPAYSIQDPAGKNIWFGVREFAMGAMLNGMALHSGLRVFGSTFFVFSDYVRPAMRMAALMHLPVTYVFTHDSIAVGEDGPTHEPIEQLASLRAMPGLTVIRPADAKETRAAWEIAATNTSGPIALVLSRQDLPVLENAQEEVDAGVEKGAYIVAPANSSKPDAIIIATGSEVSLAIEAKAELAKKEIDVSVVSLSSWERFEKTTDTYKESILPKEVTARFAIEAGATFGWKEYIGSEGDMLGIDHFGASAPAKDLFNAYGFTPENVANRVEAVIAKAGIRV